Below is a window of Paenibacillus bovis DNA.
GGAAGTAGCGGTCATGAGAGACGACCAGCAGGGCGCCGGAGTAAGCACGCAGATAATCTTCCAGCCAGGCGAGTGTATCCAGATCGAGATGGTTGGTCGGCTCATCCAGCATCAGCAGGTCAGGTGCCTGCAGCAGGATACGGGCGAGTGCCAACCGCGTTTTTTGTCCGCCGCTGAGTGTGGATACCGGTGTATCCTGGGAAAACTCGGCAAAGCCCATCCCGTGCAAAATGCTGCGAATACGCGTCTCCATCTCATATCCACCGCGCTCGCGGAACCAATCGGATCGCTGCGCATAACGCTCCAGCAGATCGGCATAAGCCTTTTCATCGGTCATGCGCTCCGGGTCGGCAATCTGCTGCTCCATAGTACGCAGTTCCTTTTCAGTATCGATAAGGTCGGCATATACAGAGCGCATTTCCTCGCCGATCGTGCTGCCATGATGCAGCCCGCTGTTTTGTGCCAGATAGCCCAGCGTTAGCTCTTTACTGCGAAATACCTGACCACTGTCATAGGACATTTCACCAGCCAGTATTTTGAGTAGCGTCGATTTGCCGGCTCCATTGACACCGACAAGACCGATACGTTCTCTTTCTTCGATTTGCAGGTTAATCCCGTCCAGAATCGGGGTAATGCCGTATAGTTTGGTAATTCCGCTTGCCTGTAATAACATCTATTATCATCCTTCCAAGTATCCGGAACATCGGATACGAACTTAATGTATGATGGTATTCGTAGTAGAGCAATAGGAGCCTGAGCAGCATTCCGATCAATCACCGATAGAAATTGCCGTCTCCCGTCCCATGCTGTTAGTCATTGTAATTGGGTGATTATCATCGCATGTATTTATCCTGCTTATAAAGGGTGGATTTTGATTATCCGTTCACCATGCCATTCATTGTGCAGGAAGAGTGAAGTATCGGTCTTAGACCATCCTATTCAGTGTACATGAAACCGCGTTATTTTGCATGGCTTATTCCTTGTACAGCATATGGTTACGATACGGTAAAGGATGGAAAGGGAAATTGGTTTTTTGACAGGAAAGTGTTACACTGTCAATATGAGTGACTCAGGCCTACTATCCGGTCAAGCAGCCTGATCTGCAGGAGGAGGTAGCCTATGAATTTGGATTTCGGAAAATCTCTTTTGCGCAAGCAGCTCAAACAGCGGCGTCTGCATATGGACCCCGCACAGAGAATCAAAGAATCGGCAGACATCTGTACTGCCGCTCAATCATATATAGAGCATTTACGTATCACAAACGGCTCTTCTCCGTTAACCCTGTTCAGTTATCTGGCTTATCGGGATGAACCGGATACGCTGCCTTTGCTGGAATATTGCTGGCAGCAGGGTGATACGGTACTGGTACCGCGTATTGATCCTGACCACCAGGGCATCTTCCATCTGTATCGCATCTGTTCGATTACCGATGTAGAGCCAGGAGCCTATGGCATCCCGGAGCCTCGAGAAGCATTGCCGGCTTTTCCGCCAGAACGCTGGCAGGAGATTGATCTGGTCATTGTACCGGGGCTGGGTTATGACTTACAGGGCAGCCGTATCGGGTATGGCGGCGGATACTATGACCGTTTTATGCACAAGTTAACAGTATCGTCCACACAGCGTCCATTATTGGGGGCTTTTGCTTTTGACACGCAGATCATGTCGTCTGTTCCGATGGAGCCGCATGATTTTCGGATAGATATTTTATTTACCGCTTCGGGATATCGGTATACGGAGCAGCAGGTTTAGGGAAAGTTGGGATAGAATGAGCCATCAGGAAAATAAAGAATACGAAGGACTGCCGGTATCCTCGGGCAAGCTGACTCATTTTAATGAGCAGGGCCGGGCACGAATGGTCGATATTTCCGGCAAGGAAAGCTCGGTAAGAAAAGCGGTTGCTTCAACCCGCGTTATCATGAAGCCGGATACACTGGCAGCTATCAAAGCCGGCCAGATTGGCAAAGGCGACGTGCTGGCTGTTGCCCAGGTAGCTGGTATTCAGGCAGCCAAGCGTACATCGGATTGGATTCCCATGTGTCATCCGCTGCCGCTCACCGGTATCAATGTTACTTTTGAAGATAATGGCCGGGATGAGCTGCATATTGAGGTCGAGGTCAAGACCGAAGGCAAGACTGGCGTAGAAATGGAAGCACTGACAGCTGCTTCGGCAGTCGCTCTGACCGTCTATGATATGTGCAAAGCCTTGCAAAAGGATATGATTATCGGTCCAACGCTGCTGCTCTCCAAAAGTGGAGGCAAGAGCGGAGATTATACCATAGATTCCTAGACAGCAGATACAGATCAGAAACACACAGAACATGGATTGGCATAGAGATAGGGAGGGTGAGCGTATGGTTTGGAGAACGGCTATTCTCACAGCCAGCGATAAAGGATCGCGCGGAGAGCGTGAAGATACGAGCGCACAGGTCATCCGTGAACTGGTAGAAGAAGAACTGGGCGGCAAGATTGTAGAGTATCGTGTTGTACCGGATGAACCGGACGAGATTATTGCTGCATTGATTGAAATGACAGAATATTTTAACGCCGATCTGATCCTGACGACAGGCGGAACCGAGTTGGCCCAGCGTGATGTAACGCCGGAAGCGACGCGGCGTGTAATTCAGCGTGAAGTACCGGGAATGGCCGAAGCCATGCGCGCTACCGTGATGCAGAAAAACCGTTCAGCGATGCTGTTCCGTGGCATTTGCGGGATTCGTGAGCGCAGCCTGATTGTCAATCTGCCTGGTTCTCCCAAAGGGGTGCATGAGCATCTGGCTGCCATTATGGACCAGCTGCCCGAAGCGCTGCTGATGATTACCGGACAATACAGTCCGAACGACGAGCGATAAACAGACGTATATTTTCGCAGCCAATCACAACTGTGAAAATATAGAAGTTATGGAACTCCTGCAGGACTATCGCAATTTTTCGCCAAGAGAAATTGTGCTTTTTGTCGTGGTAATGTAATCCAATAATGAATTAAAACGCGTAGCTATGCTATGATAGGAGAATAACAGGCTTGTTCCCGTTGGAGAATGAAGGAGGAGTTCCACATGTTTAGTTCAATTGGTCCTACCGGTTTTATTTTATTGATCATTCTTGCGCTGATTTTATTTGGTCCCAACAAGCTGCCCGAGCTGGGTCGCGCAGTAGGCCGGACGTTCCGTGAATTCAAGGAAGGTACACGCGATATGATGAAAGACGAAGACAAGACGACCAAAGTTCCTGCCGACTCGATCCAGAGCGCCGAAGTTGTACCGGAAGCGCGCACGGAAGAGAAACGTTAATCTGCACAATTATAGCCGTATTCTGGCTGAATATAGACGGAGCTGTATGCCGCTCATCTCTGAATAGAGAATGAGAATAGCTGTACCGGCCATGTTCCGAATCCCTTCCCCGGTGGAAGGGATTTTCTTTTCCGCGTCAATTCGTCTGAACGATTGAGCCGCTATAGACCGTAGATACGTGCCGAATGGAGGAACCCCATGCTTAATACCGAAAAAGATATGTCTCTGGTGGATCATCTCACCGAGCTGAGGCGGCGGCTGATTATTGTGATCGCTGTGCTGTTTTTTGGTCTGATTGCCGGATTGCTGGTGGCTCAGCCTGTCTATCAGTATCTGGTGGCTGCAGAGACTGCCCGCCAACTGGTATTCCATGTATTCTCGTTCTGGGATGGCATAGGACTGTATATGAAAATTGCCATGGTTGTAGCTATCGCGCTGACTTTGCCGTGTGCCGTCTATCAGCTGTGGGCATTTGTCAGTCCAGGCTTACTGCCACATGAACGCAGGGCAGCGCGGCGTTATATTCCGTTTGTGTTTGTTATGTTCCTGCTGGGGGTACTGTTTGCCTATTATATTATTTTTCCGATGGCACTTGCTTTTACCTCTCAGGTGACCCGCAGTATGGGCTTGGAAGAAACCTACGGGGTTGTACAGTACTTTACCTTTATGTCGAACATTGTATTTCCTGTAGCCGGATTGTTCGAGCTGCCGATTATCGTCATGTTCCTGACGACGATCCGGATTCTGACTCCTGCACTACTCTCCAAAATACGCAAAGCAGCTTATTTTGTGCTCGTTTTTGTAGCTGTGGTTATTACGCCTCCGGACTTTATCTCGGATACCCTGGTCGCGATTCCGCTGCTAATACTGTATGAATTAAGTGTTATCTTATCCAAAGTCGTTTATCGCAGGCAGCAGCGCAGAGATGCCGAACGGCTGATGGAAGAAATCTAATTATAATGACAAGTATTCTGTAAAAAGGAAAGCCTGCCGAGCAGGCGGCCTGACTCTGCAGAATACTTTTTTTATTTCCATAAAAAATACTATCTTTTTTGGCGATAGCAGATTATAAATAGTAAATACGGGTCAAATGCGACTGTCGAAAAAACAGTAATATTGTTGAAAACAGTACACAAAAACCGTTCATTACAGAGAATAAAGGGGTTAGACGGTTGAAGAAAATTGTATTCCTGATTATCACGTTTTTGCTGATTTTTATCCTTCCGTTATTGGGGAGTCTCGCCAAATGGGGCGGGTTGCCACCAGGGTACGGTACGTTCCCTGTACAGGAAGCTGTTCAGGATCCGGGCTTTAACGCCGTGTATTTTGCACTGGCTTGTGTGGTGGCACTATTCATCATGGTGTTTTACCTGTTTCCGCGTCTATTCGGATTTCGCAAAGCTCCGGTCGCAGCCGAAGTTCAGCGTTCCGATGTTCGTTTTCCATTCTGGTTCTGGGCGGCGCTGCCGGTCCTGGTCATTTGCTGGTTCATTATGTGGGCACGCCTGTCGGTGCTGAGTCTGCTTGAACCCTACACCTTTGTACCATTATGGTGGTCTTTTATATGTATTCTGGATGGGATCGTATACAAGCGTAACCACGGAGTATCACTGCTGTCCAAAAAGCCGCAGATTATGCAGCTTCTGGCAGTAGTATCCTGCTTCAGTTGGTTTGCTTTTGAATATCTGAATTTCTTTGTTATGGAAAATTGGTATTATCCGAATAAAGAGATCTTCTCGGATTTTGGCAATATTTTCTGGTTCTCGCTCTCTTATACCACCGTACTGCCGGCGATTATCGAATGGTATCTGCTGATGCTGACTATTCCGGCTCTGCGCGATCGGTACAGCAATGGACCGAAGATTCATCTGAACAAGCCCACACTGATCGTTATGTACATTCTGGGACTGGGGCTTGCACTGGCAATGGGGTATTTCCCGTTTGAATTGTTCTGGGTACTATGGGTGGCGCTGGTTCCAATGCTGTCTGCAGCGATGGGACTGATTCGAATGTGGACACCGTTTACCCCGATTCGCCAGGGCAACTGGTCACCGATGCTGCTGATCGGATTGGCTACAGTCTGTAACGGATTTTTCTGGGAGCTGTGGAACTTTGGCAGTGAATGGTTCAATGAAGGGATTCCGCTGAATCCGAATTACTGGAAATATTCTGTACCGTATCTGGATAAATTCCATATCTTTTCCCAGATGCCGCTTCTCGGTTATTTTGGTTATTTGTTCTTTGGCGTAAATTGTTGGGTGATCTGGTTAACGGGAGCGTATGTGTTCAAATTTAATCCTGATTTTGATTTGGTACAAAGACGGGATAAAGCGAGGGAAATCTAATGAATTGGAAAGATCAAAAATACACAGTGATAGAAGAGATTGCAGACCATGGCAGCAAGGCAATCTATCGGTGCATCGACAATCTTTCCGGCGAACCTGTTATTGCCAAAGTACTCGGCGCGCGAGCATCGACATACGAAGCAATTATGCGTATCAAAAAGGAATATCAGCTGCTGTCGGAGTTGAGTCCTGTTATTGCGGGCATCGTCCGTCCGATTCAACTGGAAGAGCGCGGAGGCTACTTTGTACTGTCCATGGAAGATATTAACGGCGAGTCTCTCAAAAGTATCCTTCGGCAGCATCGTCTGGATTTGCAAACGGTGTTGCGGCTGGCGATCAAGCTGGTCGATATGATCGGTGCCATTCATGAACATGAAATTATCCACAAGGATATCAAGCCTGCCAATCTGATCTGGAACCGGGAGACCGACCAGCTGCAGCTAATTGACTTTGATCTGTCCACTCGCTGGAGCAACGAAAAGTCGGAGCAGGCTGCTGCTGGCATTATGGAAGGCAGCCTGCCCTATATTTCTCCCGAACAGACCGGCAGAATCAATCGGCATATCGACTATCGCTCGGACTTTTATTCACTTGGCGTTGTGCTGTATGAGATGCTGACAGGCGTTCATCCGTATCCGTCCAATTCGGTGATGGATCAGATCTATTCCATTATTGCCAAGAAACCTATCTCGCCGGCGCAGCAGAGTGAGGGACGTGTTCCGCAGGTACTGTCCAATATCATTATGAAGCTGCTGGAAAAGTCTCCCGAAGACCGCTATCGCAGCGCCTACGGCATTCGTTCCGATTTGAAAAAGTGCCTTTCCTCCGCATCCCGCACAGATTTTGAGATCGGCCTGGAAGACCGCAGCACGATTTTTCATATGCCGCAAAAATTATATGGCCGTGAAGAAGAATTGGCTGTGCTGCAATCCGCTTTTACTCAGAGCATTGATGATCGTCTTCAGCTGGCTCTGGTCGCAGGGGAAGCAGGCAGTGGCAAAACAGCGCTGGTCAACGAATTGCAGACTATGGTGTCCTACGAAAAAGGCTATTTTGTACAGGGCAAATTCGAGCAGTATAACAAAAATGTCCCGTATAGTGCAATTATGGATGCTTTTCGTACCCTGCTCGCGGAATGGCTGAATGGGCCGGCAGACGAAATGGCCGATATGCAGTATGCGCTAAAAAGCCACCTCGGGGCGAATGCCGGTCTGATGACCCGCTGGCTGCCTGAATTGGAGCAGCTGATCGGTGTGCAGTCAACACCCGAGCCGCTGCTGCCTGTCGAAGAGAATAACCGCTTTTTCCTGTCGTTTGTCCGATTGCTGGAAAGTCTGGTTGGTCAGCAGCGTCCGCTGGTTTTGTTTCTGGATGATCTGCAGTGGGCGGATTTATCCAGTATCCAGCTGATGTCACGGCTGCTGGAAAATAAAAACCTAAAGCGTATTTTTATTATAGGTTCCTATCGTTATGACGAGATCGGAGCAGGACATCCATTGTCTGAAGCGCTGGACAGGCTGAATGAACAGCATTTTATTCATCAGCTGCATATTCAGCCGCTGTCTGCAGTTCATACCCGTCAGCTTATTGAAGATACAATGGGCATGAGCGCAGAGCAGCTGGATTGGCTGACTCCCGTAATACATCGGCAGACGGGAGGCAATCCTTTTTTCACCCGCGAAATCCTCAAGGATCTGTACAAGCAGCGCGCGCTTTACTTTGATCAGACAGCAGGAGCCTGGTTGTATGAAGAAACGCTGATTCTGGAACGGACAGCCAGTGAAGACCTGATTGAATATCTGATGGAGAAAATGAAAACACTGCCTGCAGGTGTACGGATGATTCTTAGTATCGCGGCACTGATCGGTCGCACGTTTGACTGGCAGGTGCTGCGAATGATCGGTCATTCGGAAAAAGATCTGCTGATGCCGGCTTTGCTGCGTGCTATTCAGGAAGAAATTTTGCTGCCGCTGCATACCAGCACTTCGTTTATCCATGAAGTGACGATTCCGGCAGAGGAACTGGATCGTATGCAGGTTCAATTTACTTTTCAGCATGACAAGCTGCAGCAGGCGCTGTATCAGATGATCGATCCGAAGCTTCGTCAGCAGCTGCATCTACAGCTTGGTTGGCTGCTGCTGAGTCAGTGGCCGGAAGACCGGATTCATGAGCATATTATGGAGATTACCGGGCATCTGAACAAAGGCATTGTACTGGTCACTCGACATTCGGAAAAGGAGCGGCTGATCGATCTGAATCTGCAGGCTGCCCGCCGTGCCAAAGAAGCATTCGGTTATGAGACCGCCCGCCGTTTTCTACAGGTGGCTATTAGCCTGATTAACGAACAACACTGGCAGCATCAGTATAAACGGACGTGGGATATTTACCTGCTGTATAGCGAATGCTCCTACCTGATTCATCAACCGGATTCGGCTGATCGTGCTTGCGCTGTGCTGCTGCATCATGCCAGAACCGGAATGGAGCAAGCGACCATATACGAGATGCAGTCCAATCACTATATGTATCTTGGGTTAATGAGTCGGGCGATTGAAGCGGGCAAAGCCGGACTGGCTAGTCTTGACTTTACGGTTCCGCGTCGTCTCAATATGGCAGTAGTTGCCAAAGAACTGGTGACTGTCAAACTACAGCTGCGTGGCAAGACGCCGGATCAGCTGCTGGAGGATCGGGAGATGACCGATCAGCGCATCAAGCTGATTATGAGGCTGCTGGTAAGCTTTATTCCACCCGCTTTTATTTCGGGAGAACAGACCCTGTTCGGCTGGGCTGTACTCAAAAAAACACAGCTATCGATCCGTCATGGCAATGCTCCGGAATCGGCAGGTGCCTATATCGGTTATGCCATGCTGTTGTCAGGTATGGGGGATCTCAAGGGAGCCGAAGCGTACGGACGGCTCGCGGTAAGTCTGAACGAGAAATTCGGTGATCTGCAGTGGCGCAGTCTGGTACATGTGCTGTACAGTCTTTTTTGCTACAGCTGGAGTCATGATTGGGAGACACTGGAGGAGCAGTACCGTCGTACAGTCGACTATAGCCTGTTGTCCGGGGATATGCTGTATCTGGCACATGCCTGTTATTATCGCAATCAATGGAACCCTTCGCTCGAGATCGAGACGTATTTGCAGGAGAGCGGTACGATGCTCGAAATGATCGAGAATACCAAGTATC
It encodes the following:
- the moaC gene encoding cyclic pyranopterin monophosphate synthase MoaC, whose amino-acid sequence is MSHQENKEYEGLPVSSGKLTHFNEQGRARMVDISGKESSVRKAVASTRVIMKPDTLAAIKAGQIGKGDVLAVAQVAGIQAAKRTSDWIPMCHPLPLTGINVTFEDNGRDELHIEVEVKTEGKTGVEMEALTAASAVALTVYDMCKALQKDMIIGPTLLLSKSGGKSGDYTIDS
- a CDS encoding MogA/MoaB family molybdenum cofactor biosynthesis protein, yielding MVWRTAILTASDKGSRGEREDTSAQVIRELVEEELGGKIVEYRVVPDEPDEIIAALIEMTEYFNADLILTTGGTELAQRDVTPEATRRVIQREVPGMAEAMRATVMQKNRSAMLFRGICGIRERSLIVNLPGSPKGVHEHLAAIMDQLPEALLMITGQYSPNDER
- a CDS encoding twin-arginine translocase TatA/TatE family subunit is translated as MFSSIGPTGFILLIILALILFGPNKLPELGRAVGRTFREFKEGTRDMMKDEDKTTKVPADSIQSAEVVPEARTEEKR
- the tatC gene encoding twin-arginine translocase subunit TatC; translation: MLNTEKDMSLVDHLTELRRRLIIVIAVLFFGLIAGLLVAQPVYQYLVAAETARQLVFHVFSFWDGIGLYMKIAMVVAIALTLPCAVYQLWAFVSPGLLPHERRAARRYIPFVFVMFLLGVLFAYYIIFPMALAFTSQVTRSMGLEETYGVVQYFTFMSNIVFPVAGLFELPIIVMFLTTIRILTPALLSKIRKAAYFVLVFVAVVITPPDFISDTLVAIPLLILYELSVILSKVVYRRQQRRDAERLMEEI
- a CDS encoding 5-formyltetrahydrofolate cyclo-ligase, whose amino-acid sequence is MNLDFGKSLLRKQLKQRRLHMDPAQRIKESADICTAAQSYIEHLRITNGSSPLTLFSYLAYRDEPDTLPLLEYCWQQGDTVLVPRIDPDHQGIFHLYRICSITDVEPGAYGIPEPREALPAFPPERWQEIDLVIVPGLGYDLQGSRIGYGGGYYDRFMHKLTVSSTQRPLLGAFAFDTQIMSSVPMEPHDFRIDILFTASGYRYTEQQV
- a CDS encoding diguanylate cyclase, with amino-acid sequence MNWKDQKYTVIEEIADHGSKAIYRCIDNLSGEPVIAKVLGARASTYEAIMRIKKEYQLLSELSPVIAGIVRPIQLEERGGYFVLSMEDINGESLKSILRQHRLDLQTVLRLAIKLVDMIGAIHEHEIIHKDIKPANLIWNRETDQLQLIDFDLSTRWSNEKSEQAAAGIMEGSLPYISPEQTGRINRHIDYRSDFYSLGVVLYEMLTGVHPYPSNSVMDQIYSIIAKKPISPAQQSEGRVPQVLSNIIMKLLEKSPEDRYRSAYGIRSDLKKCLSSASRTDFEIGLEDRSTIFHMPQKLYGREEELAVLQSAFTQSIDDRLQLALVAGEAGSGKTALVNELQTMVSYEKGYFVQGKFEQYNKNVPYSAIMDAFRTLLAEWLNGPADEMADMQYALKSHLGANAGLMTRWLPELEQLIGVQSTPEPLLPVEENNRFFLSFVRLLESLVGQQRPLVLFLDDLQWADLSSIQLMSRLLENKNLKRIFIIGSYRYDEIGAGHPLSEALDRLNEQHFIHQLHIQPLSAVHTRQLIEDTMGMSAEQLDWLTPVIHRQTGGNPFFTREILKDLYKQRALYFDQTAGAWLYEETLILERTASEDLIEYLMEKMKTLPAGVRMILSIAALIGRTFDWQVLRMIGHSEKDLLMPALLRAIQEEILLPLHTSTSFIHEVTIPAEELDRMQVQFTFQHDKLQQALYQMIDPKLRQQLHLQLGWLLLSQWPEDRIHEHIMEITGHLNKGIVLVTRHSEKERLIDLNLQAARRAKEAFGYETARRFLQVAISLINEQHWQHQYKRTWDIYLLYSECSYLIHQPDSADRACAVLLHHARTGMEQATIYEMQSNHYMYLGLMSRAIEAGKAGLASLDFTVPRRLNMAVVAKELVTVKLQLRGKTPDQLLEDREMTDQRIKLIMRLLVSFIPPAFISGEQTLFGWAVLKKTQLSIRHGNAPESAGAYIGYAMLLSGMGDLKGAEAYGRLAVSLNEKFGDLQWRSLVHVLYSLFCYSWSHDWETLEEQYRRTVDYSLLSGDMLYLAHACYYRNQWNPSLEIETYLQESGTMLEMIENTKYRPALATARLNRQKFRVLSGEIPFETTLDDEEFSEQDYLDELNSLKYYSGIGIYYICKIQLAFMMGESMEALTYIQQADQVIGTLAGSTFMEEYSFYTFMALAACYGELGRKEQRNARIRMRKQHRKMKKWAAHHPHNFMTQQYLMQAEWLRIDGKYSEAENYYYLALQDSEQGHFTRYKAIASEQTARFYLERGRPELGGYYFKQASYYYSVWGARGKVQQLQDNYQDLMGHIQWVPLNGDQTMSISTENIDIHLLLQASQAISREIELDQLLHNMMNIVLVNAGAQRGCIMIKSGPSLWAEGEYSDTDHQINIRIHEDQQRSALQFPWMTMDEVARSRETLMYTDASSVNRLSDIRYITEQQPRSVLCMPLLNQDKLIAVIYLENNLITGAFTRERLGMINLLSRDMVYAIENASLYNNLEHLVNQRTRELAIKNEQLNKYFNIVDKNVIIVNTDLYGNVMMASEEFCLLTGYSQEEVASRPHRFFRPLDHHGRSIAPFVIDKEETWSGELIYFRKDQNMLWLNMTVEPAREEDRLQGYMFIGHNITDKKQIERISITDELTGLYNRRYFNERILYKLENAVLQQSSLTFMLLDIDHYKKYNDRYGHYEGDNVLRRIGATLLEETRKADAVAFRLGGEEFAILSIGMGEKRTAEIAEKIRQSIEDLRIPHDQNDAAPYVTVSIGIGFVEQVDHHLTEEAIYRLADAALYRSKASSRNCVTIHNLADIHE